Genomic DNA from Flavobacterium sp. N502540:
GGCGTTGCCAAGTTTGCTAAAAACAACCAAACCTGGCAAATGAGATCTTTTCAACCTGCTATTGCGGCGTTTGGCTCTTTTGCTCAGGCTCCCTCTCCAAAATTGGTAGAGATTGGAGAAGATCAGTACGCCTTTACGCTCACCCATGTAAATGGTGGTGCGGGCGGTCCATTTGAGGGGGTTCTCTATCTGATTGCCGGATTTGACGGAAGGTACCAGCCTATTTTAGCGTCTTACAATTACAAACTCACCAATGTGGCAAGCGTAGAATGGTCGGGTTCTTACACAGTCGTAAAGGATGTAAACAAAAAACACTTTAGGGATATTATCGTTAAAACAAACGGCTCCTTTAGTAAAGCTGCCCAAGCTAATGATGAATTTGAAGTCGTTTTACTCGATGAAATTGCTGCAATGGCTAAAACTAAAAAGAAATTTAATTTCGAAATCGAAAGACGTTTTTCGTTTAAAGGAAAACAGTATAAACTGATTGATAAACCTGTTGTTAAATTCTCGAATGTGAAATAGCTATTTCTCTTTAGTGGAAAAATAGTATCGATACAAGCCCCAGAACTGCAATAAATATCCAAAGAACAACACCTTGTAGTAAAGGTTTAATTCCAACTGATTTTAAAGCATTCATACTTAAAGTAGCTCCTATCAGGAATAAAGTTATCGTTAGACCGATTTTGGCAATCGAAACAATATGTGGTGCTATGACAGCCGTTTGCGGCACATAAGTATTGAAAAGCATGGCGAGAATGAATAAACCTATGAAGTACGGAATCTTGATTTTAGAGTTTTTATTCTTAAAAAGCACGGCCGTTAAGAGAGAGATCGGTATAATCCATAAGGCTCTGGCCAATTTCACCGTAGTTGCAATCTGAAGTGCTTCCGTACCGTATTTATT
This window encodes:
- a CDS encoding glycoside hydrolase family 68 protein, giving the protein MRLISIGILFLLYTSSSFAQEDIVELKNVQDTILNTKRALQVADPFNPVKTMQQLFPGKIYNLSDHNTFISWKCSNCKPAAYIDVNGLEGDQLFPYENGVATRILGTLDYTDSKGNQFKLLFFNHSFYDEDGLQTGRFSGGLVGVAKFAKNNQTWQMRSFQPAIAAFGSFAQAPSPKLVEIGEDQYAFTLTHVNGGAGGPFEGVLYLIAGFDGRYQPILASYNYKLTNVASVEWSGSYTVVKDVNKKHFRDIIVKTNGSFSKAAQANDEFEVVLLDEIAAMAKTKKKFNFEIERRFSFKGKQYKLIDKPVVKFSNVK